The following are from one region of the Magallana gigas chromosome 6, xbMagGiga1.1, whole genome shotgun sequence genome:
- the LOC105346151 gene encoding uncharacterized protein — MILQKMFFNGDRINFMGYEFRAERRCDEIIDREKAIYFVVEDRFYGDWKKVFYLCMQFIKRSDSVVQIRESISSTLKSKESCSEQSMFLNSRPFVRYPLEDNPSVKCPFSGGYNLKFAYKMKSICGSSGIPPRLESECEGGDGVTLDFRTKECKLDNDYNLEENFRCLASWTDITAENNYTYVVLANNRRFPVCMRLEGNLSDLKRAYIFRDGKCVVHDGYVYSKSPENVDLNFEKIVVSNLCENEFDYCTQELACSKYQNYCHKSCGKCHTETNVCSFPEFLIGTWHTDFKGVSSVIDIFTDNIHLPGEGNFKCVGKANSTEDNAYRLTLLHIFENGCFPRTTCFEYKKTSKINDPALQIRKKSQMASVSSGQNDRRYLPRRTVRHTVFRCHKRGSNKYNQLPTSGRFRIQIRSPVYSEFERAGLLHSV, encoded by the coding sequence ATGATtctgcaaaaaatgtttttcaatggAGATAGAATTAACTTCATGGGATATGAATTTCGAGCCGAGAGACGTTGTGACGAAATAATAGATCGTGAAAAGGCAATCTATTTTGTAGTTGAAGACCGGTTTTATGGTGACtggaaaaaagtattttatctttgCATGCAGTTTATAAAAAGGTCTGATTCTGTTGTTCAGATTCGAGAATCGATTTCGTCAACACTGAAAAGTAAAGAAAGTTGTTCTGAACAGAGTATGTTTTTGAACAGTCGTCCGTTTGTAAGATATCCTCTTGAGGATAATCCGTCAGTAAAATGTCCATTCTCTGGGggttataatttgaaatttgcatacaaaatgaAGTCAATCTGTGGTTCTTCAGGCATACCACCTCGTTTAGAAAGTGAATGTGAAGGTGGCGACGGCGTTACGTTGGATTTCAGAACCAAGGAGTGTAAACTGGATAACGATTACAATCTGGAGGAAAATTTCCGATGCTTGGCCTCGTGGACAGACATAACAGCAGAAAATAACTACACCTACGTAGTTTTGGCCAATAATCGACGGTTTCCTGTGTGCATGAGGCTTGAGGGAAATTTATCCGATCTGAAACGAGCGTACATTTTTCGCGATGGTAAATGTGTCGTTCACGATGGGTATGTCTATTCGAAATCACCAGAAAATGTCGacttgaactttgaaaaaatagtCGTTTCGAATCTCTGTGAGAATGAATTTGACTACTGTACCCAAGAGCTTGCCTGTTCAAAGTACCAGAATTACTGCCACAAGTCATGTGGAAAATGCCATACCGAAACAAACGTCTGCTCTTTTCCTGAGTTTTTGATAGGCACATGGCACACTGATTTTAAAGGCGTATCAAGTGTAATAGATATATTTACAGACAACATACATTTGCCCGGCGAAGGCAACTTTAAATGTGTAGGGAAAGCCAACTCAACAGAGGATAACGCCTACAGATTAACTCTGCTTCATATCTTCGAAAATGGATGCTTTCCTCGAACGACGTGCTTTGAATACAAAAAGACATCTAAAATTAATGACCCTGCATTACAAATTCGGAAAAAGAGTCAAATGGCCAGTGTTTCCTCTGGACAAAATGATCGGCGATACCTGCCAAGACGTACTGTTAGACATACAGTATTCCGTTGCCATAAACGGGGCTCAAATAAATACAACCAACTGCCGACTTCCGGGCGATTTCGGATTCAAATCCGGTCACCTGTATATTCGGAATTCGAAAGGGCAGGATTACTGCATAGCGTATAA
- the LOC105346149 gene encoding cholecystokinin receptor type A: MEDNTTSLITLDYVIQHKLQENIAAIVFTCVLLLIGIPGNSLVCYVYLRWKEKGSSKVFILSLAIVDLFNCLITMPTELAMMTNPMNFDFNIICKLSRFFTYLCNTFAALIMVVIAIDRYQRICSSSKRGMSVRHANIGIVICLVVSIFSTWPALVMYGTFTTVLDTNVFAKNCLVENRFLNSPFVLSYFAFHSIATITIFTVISVLYSFIGIAVYKRWKFRKQYMSNSKDVLVRLSRTNNSQNNLTSRESTTVDSLSVIRNVKIKDVHTPPGIPKLRLEKTTLMLFIVTLAYILSFLPFLSLAIHRSVHPGEWEHISYGGEVVYQVFLRSYLINSCANPIIYSFFNSLFRRECEKMCCPRRRVIATSLS; this comes from the coding sequence ATGGAAGATAATACTACGTCATTAATAACGCTTGATTACGTCATCCAGCATAAACTACAGGAGAACATCGCAGCTATTGTGTTCACGTGCGTGTTATTATTGATAGGGATCCCGGGAAACTCTCTCGTCTGCTACGTGTACCTCCGCTGGAAAGAAAAAGGCTCGTCAAAGGTTTTTATCTTATCTTTAGCAATCGTTGATCTTTTTAATTGTCTCATTACCATGCCAACAGAACTCGCCATGATGACAAATCCTatgaattttgatttcaatattatttgtaaaCTATCTCGGTTTTTTACCTATCTGTGCAACACTTTCGCTGCGCTCATCATGGTTGTCATTGCTATAGACAGATACCAAAGGATCTGTAGCAGCAGCAAAAGGGGCATGAGTGTCCGTCATGCAAACATTGGGATTGTCATTTGCCTCGTAGTTTCTATATTTAGCACTTGGCCTGCCCTGGTCATGTATGGAACTTTTACCACCGTGTTGGACACCAACGTTTTCGCTAAGAACTGCTTGGTTGAGAACAGGTTCCTGAACTCGCCATTTGTTctctcttattttgcttttCATAGCATTGCAACCATCACAATTTTTACTGTAATATCAGTGTTATATTCGTTTATTGGAATCGCAGTGTACAAACGATGGAAGTTTCGAAAGCAGTATATGTCCAACTCCAAGGACGTTCTTGTTCGACTGTCAAGGACAAATAATTCTCAAAATAATTTGACCTCCCGAGAAAGTACGACCGTGGACTCGCTATCTGTGATCAGGAACGTGAAGATTAAAGACGTACACACACCGCCGGGTATCCCAAAACTCAGACTGGAGAAGACAACCTTGATGTTGTTTATTGTGACCTTGGCCTACATTCTGAGCTTCCTCCCTTTCCTGTCATTGGCCATTCACCGATCTGTTCATCCCGGGGAGTGGGAACACATATCATACGGGGGTGAAGTGGTGTATCAGGTGTTCCTCAGATCGTATCTCATTAACTCATGTGCTAACCCGATCATCTACTCGTTCTTTAACTCACTTTTCCGGAGAGAGTGTGAAAAGATGTGTTGTCCGAGAAGAAGGGTGATCGCTACGTCACTGTCATGA